One genomic region from Spirosoma sp. KCTC 42546 encodes:
- a CDS encoding aminotransferase class V-fold PLP-dependent enzyme codes for MKNTYYTPGPAELYPTFYQHLQQALDDQIGSISHRSKQFREIYRFTDEQLRTLLNIPATHGIFFTGSASEVWERVLLNCVEFESFHAVNGSFSQKFYDYANALNKHTHLVEKPFGEGFDAADIEVPAYAELVCLTHNETSSGVQMKPTEIHKLKRKYPKKLFCVDMVSSAPYPDLDFGIIDSAFFSVQKAFGMPAGLGVWIASQACLEKAERLQKTDDFTIGAHHTLPTLWKHYKDFETPATPNVLYIYLLGKIAEDFNRIGIDTIRKQTEEKARMIYKFLDSSDAYEPFVKQERHRSQTVVVATTKKPSAEVIASAKTANMIVGSGYGKFKDTQIRIANFPATSVEQVSALLDQLK; via the coding sequence ATGAAAAACACCTACTACACGCCCGGCCCCGCCGAACTCTACCCAACCTTCTACCAACACCTTCAACAGGCACTGGATGATCAGATTGGCTCGATTTCGCACCGGAGTAAGCAGTTTCGGGAAATCTATAGATTTACCGACGAGCAGTTACGAACCTTACTGAATATACCCGCCACGCATGGCATTTTCTTTACCGGCTCGGCATCGGAGGTGTGGGAACGTGTCCTGCTGAATTGCGTTGAATTTGAGAGTTTTCACGCCGTAAATGGCTCCTTCTCCCAAAAGTTTTATGACTATGCCAATGCCCTTAACAAGCATACGCATCTGGTCGAAAAACCATTTGGAGAGGGATTTGACGCGGCTGATATTGAGGTACCCGCCTATGCTGAACTGGTTTGCCTGACGCATAACGAAACCTCATCGGGTGTGCAGATGAAACCTACAGAAATCCATAAGCTCAAGCGCAAATACCCCAAGAAGCTGTTTTGCGTGGATATGGTCTCATCCGCCCCCTACCCTGACCTGGATTTCGGTATCATTGATTCAGCGTTTTTCTCGGTACAGAAAGCGTTTGGTATGCCTGCCGGATTAGGCGTCTGGATTGCCAGCCAGGCGTGCCTGGAAAAAGCCGAACGCTTACAAAAAACGGACGACTTCACGATTGGCGCGCATCACACGTTACCAACCCTCTGGAAACATTATAAGGACTTCGAGACGCCGGCAACGCCAAACGTGCTGTACATTTATCTGTTGGGTAAAATTGCGGAAGATTTTAACCGGATTGGCATTGATACGATTCGAAAACAGACCGAAGAAAAGGCCCGGATGATTTATAAATTCCTGGATAGTTCTGACGCCTACGAACCGTTTGTCAAACAGGAACGGCACCGGTCGCAAACGGTCGTTGTAGCCACCACAAAAAAGCCATCGGCCGAAGTCATTGCATCGGCTAAAACGGCCAATATGATTGTGGGTAGCGGCTACGGAAAGTTCAAAGACACGCAAATTAGGATAGCTAATTTCCCCGCCACATCAGTTGAGCAGGTGTCGGCACTGCTTGATCAATTGAAGTAA
- a CDS encoding DinB family protein produces MTIQQHLSANCQAFIDLADSLSEEQFHTHVNEKWSVAEVMQHLYLSARPVARLMSGPREVLLPWGKADWPSRTYTELASAYSEILGTGAKAPVAMSPRLEDMQVEKSVLVERFTGIYQALVEAITTWSEQELATYCIPHPVLGKLTVQEMLIFTDIHTQHHLRLLPEV; encoded by the coding sequence ATGACAATTCAACAACACCTATCTGCCAACTGTCAGGCATTTATTGACCTGGCAGATAGTCTCTCCGAAGAGCAATTTCACACGCATGTTAATGAAAAGTGGTCGGTGGCTGAGGTAATGCAACACCTTTACTTATCAGCCCGACCTGTAGCCCGACTGATGTCGGGCCCGCGTGAGGTACTTTTGCCTTGGGGCAAAGCCGATTGGCCCTCAAGAACCTATACCGAACTAGCGTCGGCCTATTCAGAAATACTGGGGACAGGCGCTAAAGCTCCTGTTGCTATGTCGCCCCGGCTGGAGGATATGCAGGTTGAGAAAAGTGTACTAGTGGAACGTTTTACCGGGATTTATCAGGCGTTAGTGGAGGCAATTACTACCTGGTCAGAGCAGGAGTTAGCCACCTATTGTATACCCCACCCCGTACTTGGCAAGCTAACGGTTCAGGAAATGCTAATTTTTACCGACATACATACGCAACACCACTTGAGGCTATTACCTGAAGTATAA
- a CDS encoding DUF4920 domain-containing protein — translation MKHLLFLSLLLAASTGVFAQNEVSFHGKKITEKGAIPAIQLATKMADKTEMPAKVEGTVESVCKVKGCWMKVKTGDGQTMRVTFKDYGFFVPKDIVGKTVVVEGTAETTTTPVADLRHYAEDAGKSKEEIAKITEPEKALTFVADGVIVKK, via the coding sequence ATGAAACATCTTCTGTTTTTAAGTTTGTTGCTTGCCGCGTCAACGGGTGTATTTGCCCAGAATGAAGTTAGTTTCCACGGCAAAAAAATTACCGAAAAAGGGGCGATTCCCGCAATTCAGTTAGCTACTAAAATGGCCGACAAAACTGAAATGCCAGCCAAAGTAGAAGGCACCGTTGAGTCGGTCTGTAAGGTAAAAGGTTGCTGGATGAAAGTCAAAACCGGCGATGGGCAAACCATGCGCGTTACGTTTAAAGACTACGGTTTCTTTGTTCCAAAAGACATTGTCGGTAAAACTGTTGTCGTAGAAGGCACCGCCGAAACCACCACCACCCCTGTAGCCGATTTACGTCACTACGCCGAGGATGCGGGCAAGTCGAAAGAAGAAATCGCCAAAATTACCGAGCCTGAAAAAGCGCTGACCTTTGTTGCGGATGGCGTCATTGTGAAAAAATAA
- a CDS encoding amidohydrolase family protein: MKKLYLLASLSLLASPLFAQRTLIHCGNLFDGVGNSLQPQMTVVVEGNKITAVQKGYTAPAGQDRVLDMKSKTVLPGLIDMHVHLESQTRRGGAIDGFTSNPADVAYRAAGYAKTTLLAGFTTVRDLGGSGVNVSLRNAINAGLVEGPRVLTVGKSIATTGGHADPTNGYRKDLMGDPGPTEGVINGPEDARKAVRQRYKDGSDLIKITATGGVLSNAKDGSGPQFTEEEVKAVVDAAKDYGFAVAAHAHGAEGMKRAIRAGVQTIEHGTLMDDEAIDLFKKHGTYYVPTIIAGKTAADSARHFGYYPALVTPKALAIGPKIQATFAKAYKAGVKIAFGTDAGVYIHGFNAKEFEYMVEAGMPPVEAIKAALMTNAKLLGMDAQIGSVEAGKFADIIAVDENPIQNIKTLQAVKFVMKDGKVYKQ; encoded by the coding sequence ATGAAAAAACTATACCTGCTGGCAAGCTTGTCCTTGCTGGCCTCTCCTCTCTTTGCCCAGCGCACACTCATTCATTGCGGCAATCTCTTCGATGGTGTTGGCAATAGCCTTCAACCCCAAATGACGGTCGTTGTTGAAGGCAACAAGATTACTGCCGTACAAAAAGGATACACAGCACCTGCCGGGCAGGATCGGGTGCTGGACATGAAATCAAAAACCGTTCTGCCTGGACTGATCGATATGCACGTTCATTTGGAAAGCCAGACGCGTCGGGGTGGTGCCATTGACGGCTTTACAAGCAACCCAGCAGATGTTGCCTATCGGGCGGCAGGCTACGCTAAAACTACATTATTAGCAGGCTTCACAACCGTTCGAGACCTGGGTGGATCAGGCGTAAATGTATCACTTCGCAACGCCATCAATGCTGGACTGGTAGAAGGGCCGCGTGTACTTACTGTAGGTAAATCCATTGCCACAACGGGCGGTCACGCCGATCCAACCAACGGTTACCGCAAAGACCTGATGGGCGATCCCGGCCCAACGGAGGGCGTTATCAATGGTCCTGAAGATGCTCGAAAGGCGGTTCGGCAGCGCTACAAGGATGGGTCTGACCTGATCAAAATTACCGCAACGGGTGGTGTACTAAGCAACGCCAAAGATGGCTCGGGACCACAGTTTACGGAAGAAGAAGTAAAAGCGGTTGTTGATGCGGCCAAAGATTACGGTTTTGCGGTAGCTGCCCACGCCCATGGTGCCGAAGGAATGAAACGCGCTATTCGTGCTGGTGTACAGACCATCGAACATGGCACGCTGATGGATGATGAAGCGATTGATCTGTTCAAAAAGCATGGTACGTATTATGTTCCAACAATCATTGCCGGTAAAACCGCGGCTGATTCGGCCCGGCATTTCGGTTACTACCCTGCTCTGGTAACTCCGAAAGCGTTGGCCATCGGCCCAAAAATTCAGGCCACATTTGCCAAAGCCTACAAAGCAGGGGTAAAAATTGCCTTTGGCACCGATGCGGGTGTTTACATTCACGGCTTCAACGCCAAAGAATTTGAATACATGGTTGAAGCAGGAATGCCACCAGTAGAAGCCATTAAAGCAGCCTTGATGACCAACGCAAAACTGCTGGGTATGGATGCGCAAATCGGATCGGTTGAAGCCGGTAAGTTTGCCGACATTATCGCCGTAGACGAAAACCCGATTCAGAATATCAAAACGCTGCAAGCCGTCAAATTTGTCATGAAAGACGGGAAGGTGTATAAGCAATAG
- a CDS encoding alpha/beta fold hydrolase: MTHTFIDTSGPSAGSPPVRLHVVQAGPIDGPLIILLHGFPEFWYGWRKQIDALAEAGFRVWAPDQRGYNISDKPTGIAAYSLDSLVADVIGLIDAAGRHNAILVGHDWGAAVAWWTAVSFPERVERLVVLNVPHPIVMKRYASRNIGQMLRSWYIGFFQLPWLPEAVVRLGNWAFLTQTLRRSSRRGIFSDTDLKHYTAAWSQPGAAKAMINWYRASLQKPPARQPTIRVTVPTLLIWGVRDQFLKREMAQLSIDLCDNGRVEFIENATHWVQHEEAKRVNELIMGKKEEREEGGEGQKGGEE; this comes from the coding sequence GTGACGCATACGTTTATTGACACAAGTGGCCCATCTGCCGGTTCGCCCCCCGTTCGACTTCATGTCGTTCAGGCAGGGCCGATAGATGGGCCACTTATTATTTTGCTACATGGGTTCCCGGAATTCTGGTATGGCTGGCGGAAACAGATTGATGCCTTAGCAGAAGCCGGTTTCCGGGTCTGGGCGCCCGATCAGCGGGGCTATAACATCAGTGATAAACCAACTGGGATAGCTGCCTATAGCCTTGATTCATTGGTGGCAGATGTTATTGGACTAATCGATGCCGCAGGTCGGCACAACGCTATACTTGTGGGTCACGACTGGGGCGCGGCTGTTGCCTGGTGGACGGCGGTTTCTTTCCCGGAACGCGTAGAGCGGTTGGTTGTTCTGAATGTCCCGCACCCGATTGTGATGAAGCGGTACGCCAGTCGGAACATAGGGCAAATGCTGCGTAGCTGGTATATCGGTTTCTTTCAGTTGCCCTGGCTGCCGGAAGCCGTCGTTCGCCTGGGCAATTGGGCTTTCCTGACCCAAACACTACGACGTAGCAGCCGACGGGGAATATTTAGTGATACTGATCTAAAACACTATACAGCAGCCTGGTCGCAGCCAGGTGCTGCGAAGGCCATGATCAACTGGTATCGGGCTTCCCTTCAAAAACCACCTGCCCGACAACCAACTATACGGGTTACTGTACCGACCTTATTAATCTGGGGCGTCCGGGATCAATTCCTAAAGCGGGAGATGGCGCAACTCAGCATTGATCTTTGCGACAACGGACGCGTCGAATTTATCGAAAATGCCACTCATTGGGTGCAACACGAGGAAGCTAAACGGGTGAATGAGTTGATAATGGGGAAGAAGGAGGAAAGGGAGGAAGGAGGAGAGGGACAAAAGGGAGGAGAGGAATAA
- the uxaC gene encoding glucuronate isomerase, whose product MTTLSPAPTFLSDDFLLQTETARRLYHDYARKMPIIDYHCHLPPDQIAADKRFDTITQLWLYGDHYKWRAMRTHGIDERYCTGNASDWEKFEKWAETVPYTLRNPLYHWTHLELKSPFGITDVLNPTTARSVYDTCNDQLPDLSARSLLRYFNVRVVCTTDDPLDSLEHHKQLVQEGFNVKILPAFRPDKAMAADDPIVFRGYVQKLAELTNREIHTLASYLDALKSRHDYFAGMGCRLSDHGLEVIYAEPYTEGEVQRIFDQLNRGVAILPIDVLKFKSFMLVQFAEWDHEKGWTQQFHLGALRNNNLRRLRELGPDTGWDSIGDFPQAASLSRFLGGLDDRNQLAKTILYNLNPADNEVIATMIGNFNDGSIRGKVQFGSGWWFLDQKDGMEKQINALSNMGLLSAFVGMLTDSRSFVSFPRHEYFRRILCNIFGNEIENGELPNDVAWVGEIVQDICYRNAERYFGF is encoded by the coding sequence ATGACTACACTTTCGCCCGCTCCTACATTTTTATCTGACGATTTTCTATTGCAAACCGAAACGGCCCGTCGACTCTACCACGACTATGCCCGAAAAATGCCCATTATCGACTACCATTGTCACCTGCCACCCGATCAGATTGCGGCCGACAAACGGTTTGACACCATCACGCAACTCTGGCTCTATGGCGATCATTACAAATGGCGGGCTATGCGCACGCATGGCATCGACGAACGCTATTGCACGGGTAATGCAAGTGACTGGGAGAAATTTGAAAAATGGGCGGAAACCGTTCCGTATACACTTCGAAACCCGTTGTATCACTGGACACATCTGGAATTGAAAAGCCCGTTTGGGATAACCGACGTTTTAAATCCCACGACCGCCCGGTCGGTGTACGATACCTGTAACGACCAATTGCCGGATTTGTCGGCCCGAAGCCTACTTCGGTATTTCAATGTTCGGGTGGTGTGTACAACTGATGATCCACTGGATTCACTGGAACACCACAAGCAGCTGGTGCAGGAGGGCTTCAATGTGAAGATTCTGCCCGCTTTTCGCCCCGATAAAGCGATGGCTGCCGATGATCCTATCGTGTTTCGGGGATACGTGCAGAAACTAGCCGAGTTGACCAATCGCGAGATTCACACACTGGCCAGCTACCTCGACGCCCTGAAATCGCGTCATGATTATTTCGCTGGAATGGGCTGTCGCCTGTCCGATCATGGCCTGGAGGTGATCTATGCCGAACCCTACACCGAAGGTGAGGTACAACGGATATTCGATCAACTGAATAGGGGAGTTGCCATTTTGCCAATTGACGTTCTGAAATTCAAATCCTTCATGCTGGTTCAGTTTGCTGAGTGGGATCACGAAAAGGGCTGGACACAACAGTTTCACCTGGGTGCTCTGCGAAACAATAACCTCCGCCGACTCCGTGAGCTTGGCCCTGATACGGGTTGGGATAGTATCGGCGATTTTCCGCAAGCAGCCTCGTTGTCACGTTTTCTGGGTGGCCTGGACGACCGGAATCAACTGGCTAAAACGATTCTTTATAACCTCAATCCGGCAGATAATGAAGTGATAGCCACCATGATCGGGAACTTCAACGATGGGTCGATACGAGGTAAAGTGCAGTTTGGCTCAGGCTGGTGGTTTCTGGATCAGAAAGATGGGATGGAGAAACAGATCAACGCCCTCTCCAACATGGGTCTCCTGAGTGCATTTGTGGGTATGTTGACCGATTCGCGCAGTTTCGTGTCATTTCCCCGTCACGAATATTTCCGGCGGATTTTGTGCAATATATTCGGTAACGAAATCGAAAACGGTGAATTACCTAACGACGTTGCCTGGGTTGGTGAGATCGTTCAGGATATCTGTTATCGCAACGCCGAACGCTATTTTGGCTTTTAA
- a CDS encoding MFS transporter has product MQTPTTSGRFRWRIVALLFLATTINYVDRQVLSFTMTDDLFRKEMLDVAPNTVLTKEATDRFKVLYGDVDAAFKFAYAIGFLLVGWLIDRIGTRRGFSLGIIIWSIAAVLTAFVNNMTGLRWARAFLGLGESANFPSSVKTVADWFPKNERSFAHGLFNAGTNVGIILTAISVPYLILQFGWRSSFLVTGLLGFGLLILWWFTYSKPERSTKLTAEELAYIRSDNEKVAPRTVSWGQLLGYKQTWAFAVGKLMADPIWWFYMSWLPDFFNSNDALDQKLDLKSFGVPFLIIYVVSDAGSIFFGWLSTQFMKRGWSANRARKTTMLICALCVVPIFFAAQTSSLTVAIALISLATAAHQGWAANMYTFASDLFPKNVVASVSGIGGMFGSVGGILLSLLAGRIITAFGYRPMFIIASCSYLIALAIIHLVLPKLEPVKAEELEKSGHWLMGTRS; this is encoded by the coding sequence TTGCAAACGCCAACTACTTCGGGCCGTTTTCGATGGCGGATTGTTGCCTTACTATTTCTGGCAACGACGATAAATTATGTAGATCGGCAGGTGTTATCGTTTACGATGACCGACGATTTATTCCGAAAAGAGATGCTCGATGTAGCGCCTAATACAGTTCTTACCAAAGAAGCCACCGACCGGTTTAAGGTATTGTATGGCGATGTGGATGCTGCCTTTAAATTTGCCTATGCCATTGGTTTTCTGCTGGTTGGCTGGCTCATTGACCGCATTGGCACTCGAAGGGGATTCTCACTGGGTATTATTATCTGGAGTATTGCCGCTGTTCTGACCGCGTTTGTCAACAATATGACCGGGCTTCGATGGGCGCGTGCATTTCTCGGTCTGGGCGAATCGGCCAACTTCCCCTCCTCGGTTAAAACCGTTGCCGACTGGTTTCCTAAAAACGAACGTTCATTTGCGCATGGCCTATTCAATGCCGGCACAAACGTGGGTATCATTCTCACCGCCATTTCTGTACCCTATTTAATTTTGCAATTTGGCTGGCGCAGTTCGTTCCTCGTAACCGGTCTTCTGGGCTTTGGCCTGCTCATTTTATGGTGGTTCACCTACAGTAAACCCGAACGGAGCACCAAACTTACCGCAGAAGAACTGGCCTATATTCGTAGCGACAACGAGAAAGTAGCACCCCGGACGGTATCCTGGGGGCAGTTATTGGGGTATAAACAAACCTGGGCTTTTGCTGTCGGGAAATTAATGGCCGACCCGATCTGGTGGTTCTACATGTCGTGGCTACCCGATTTTTTCAACTCCAACGACGCCCTCGACCAGAAACTCGATCTTAAAAGTTTTGGTGTTCCTTTCCTGATTATTTATGTCGTGTCTGATGCCGGCAGTATCTTTTTCGGCTGGCTCAGTACGCAGTTTATGAAGCGGGGTTGGTCGGCTAACCGCGCACGTAAAACAACCATGCTAATCTGTGCACTCTGTGTTGTTCCTATCTTCTTTGCGGCCCAAACCAGTAGTCTGACGGTTGCCATTGCGCTGATTTCCCTGGCAACCGCGGCTCACCAGGGCTGGGCCGCCAATATGTACACGTTTGCGTCAGACCTTTTTCCGAAAAATGTAGTCGCGTCTGTTAGCGGAATCGGCGGTATGTTTGGGTCGGTAGGCGGTATTTTATTGTCCTTATTGGCAGGCCGGATCATCACCGCTTTCGGGTACAGGCCAATGTTTATTATTGCAAGCTGTTCGTATCTAATTGCATTAGCTATTATTCATTTAGTATTGCCGAAATTAGAGCCCGTCAAGGCCGAAGAATTAGAAAAAAGTGGTCACTGGCTGATGGGGACCCGCTCCTAA
- a CDS encoding sugar kinase translates to MKIITFGEVMLRLSPPGVGRFAQTDNLMMHFGGTEANVAVSLAQFGLQSFHVTRFPDHALGRSAAGYLRKYAVSTQHIQYGDGRLGLYFLETGAGSRASQIIYDRVDSAFSRIKPDDIDWESILQGADWFHWTGITPALSQGAADCLLAGIQTANRLGVPVSSDIVYRSNLWQYGRSPQEIMPALTEGCTLVLGSKGLFSELYGVVGSTFQESGRALMKRFPNVRYITDTKRTSVSASHNRLGAKLFDGQDVYKSRVYDIQPITDRIGTGDAYMAGLIYGLLTFNDLQRAVEFGAAASALKHTIPGDVNLATVAEVNTLANGDSSGKLKR, encoded by the coding sequence ATGAAAATTATCACTTTTGGCGAAGTTATGCTCCGGCTTAGTCCGCCGGGTGTTGGGCGGTTTGCTCAGACAGACAACCTGATGATGCACTTTGGAGGTACCGAAGCGAATGTGGCCGTCTCCCTGGCGCAGTTTGGCTTACAGTCCTTCCATGTTACTCGTTTTCCAGATCATGCCCTTGGTCGGTCGGCCGCTGGTTATCTTCGTAAGTATGCTGTTAGTACCCAACACATCCAATACGGCGATGGGCGACTCGGGCTCTATTTCCTGGAAACAGGAGCCGGAAGCCGGGCCAGCCAGATCATTTATGACCGGGTCGATTCCGCTTTTTCACGAATAAAACCGGATGACATTGACTGGGAATCCATTTTACAGGGGGCCGACTGGTTTCACTGGACAGGCATCACCCCTGCCCTCTCACAAGGCGCTGCCGACTGTTTGCTGGCAGGTATTCAAACGGCCAATCGGCTCGGTGTTCCTGTTTCGAGCGACATCGTTTATCGAAGTAATTTGTGGCAGTACGGCCGAAGTCCGCAGGAGATCATGCCTGCCCTTACCGAAGGCTGTACGCTGGTACTGGGCAGCAAAGGGTTGTTTTCTGAGCTTTACGGCGTTGTTGGAAGCACGTTTCAGGAATCAGGGCGTGCGCTGATGAAGCGCTTTCCAAACGTTCGGTACATAACGGATACCAAACGGACCTCTGTTAGTGCATCCCACAATCGGCTGGGGGCTAAGTTATTCGATGGGCAGGATGTGTATAAGTCAAGAGTCTATGATATTCAGCCGATTACCGACCGAATTGGTACAGGCGATGCCTATATGGCGGGCTTAATTTATGGGTTGCTAACGTTCAACGACTTGCAGCGGGCTGTGGAGTTTGGCGCGGCAGCCTCGGCCTTAAAACATACCATTCCGGGCGATGTAAACCTGGCTACCGTTGCCGAAGTAAACACGCTGGCCAATGGCGACAGTTCGGGAAAACTGAAACGGTAA
- a CDS encoding tagaturonate reductase yields the protein MTAKQIATHPIMAKLTRSTHPAPVFPEKILQFGTGVLLRGLPDYLVQKANAEGRFGGSIVVVKSTDSQTNEFSDQDNLYTVAVRGLQQGQPVSETTIVSAISRVLAAQTQWKEILMLARNPKLQIIISNTTEVGLDYVEESIFQHPPQSFPAKLTAFLYERFRSVGGSRAKGLVVIPTELVTDNGLKLRDAVEKMAQFNELGKLFTKWLKFHVRFCNSLVDRIVTRPTKEAQEALQQEAGYEDELLTFTEPYHLWAIEGDDRVRETLSFADASTPQIIIDEDINFYRERKLRVLNGTHSLTMPLGYLLGLETVADEMSHPAMSKFIESLMLTEIVPTVPDYDIPGMDKAAVAQFANDVLDRFRNPNLDHLLLNISLQETAKMQSRNVATIQRYFEQFNAVPKHIALGFAAYLLFMKAVREEKGQFFGEIAVNGGILTYPIRDDKAGYFYGDWKTVKKGVPSTVQPFVKSVLSDVTIWQTDLSVLPGFVEAVAQYLNDMLTAGVEKTLTKAFS from the coding sequence ATGACTGCAAAGCAGATTGCCACCCATCCAATCATGGCTAAATTAACCCGTTCGACACACCCCGCACCCGTTTTTCCCGAAAAAATTCTTCAATTTGGTACTGGCGTTCTCCTCCGCGGATTGCCCGACTACCTGGTTCAGAAAGCGAATGCGGAAGGGCGATTTGGGGGGTCTATTGTCGTCGTCAAATCGACGGATAGCCAAACCAATGAATTTTCGGATCAGGATAACCTGTACACCGTGGCAGTTCGTGGACTTCAGCAAGGGCAACCTGTTTCCGAAACCACAATTGTTTCGGCCATTAGCCGAGTACTGGCGGCACAAACGCAATGGAAAGAAATTCTGATGCTGGCCCGGAATCCAAAACTGCAGATCATCATCTCAAATACCACCGAAGTAGGTCTGGATTATGTAGAGGAAAGCATTTTTCAGCATCCTCCGCAGTCGTTTCCGGCTAAATTAACGGCCTTTCTGTACGAACGTTTTCGGAGCGTTGGTGGCTCACGAGCCAAAGGGCTGGTAGTTATCCCAACCGAACTTGTCACGGATAACGGCCTGAAACTCCGCGATGCGGTCGAAAAAATGGCCCAATTCAACGAGCTGGGAAAATTGTTCACCAAATGGCTCAAGTTCCACGTTCGGTTCTGTAACTCACTGGTTGACCGGATTGTAACCCGCCCTACTAAAGAAGCTCAGGAAGCATTACAACAGGAGGCTGGCTACGAAGATGAGCTATTAACCTTTACTGAGCCCTATCACCTCTGGGCCATTGAGGGCGACGATCGTGTGCGGGAAACGTTGAGTTTCGCGGATGCCAGCACCCCACAGATCATTATCGACGAAGACATCAATTTTTACCGGGAGCGTAAGTTGCGGGTGCTTAATGGTACGCACTCCCTGACAATGCCGTTAGGTTATCTGCTTGGCCTGGAAACCGTTGCCGACGAAATGAGCCATCCCGCTATGAGCAAGTTCATCGAATCGCTGATGCTTACCGAGATTGTACCGACCGTACCGGATTATGATATTCCGGGTATGGATAAAGCAGCGGTTGCACAGTTTGCCAACGATGTACTCGATCGTTTCCGTAACCCCAACCTCGACCACTTGCTGTTAAATATTTCGCTTCAGGAAACCGCAAAAATGCAGTCCCGCAATGTAGCAACCATTCAGCGCTATTTTGAGCAGTTCAATGCCGTGCCCAAACACATTGCACTGGGCTTTGCGGCTTATTTGCTGTTCATGAAAGCAGTTCGGGAAGAAAAAGGGCAGTTTTTTGGAGAGATTGCGGTTAACGGTGGCATCCTCACCTACCCCATTCGCGATGATAAGGCTGGTTATTTCTATGGCGACTGGAAGACCGTCAAAAAAGGAGTCCCGTCAACTGTACAGCCTTTTGTAAAAAGCGTACTCTCCGACGTTACAATCTGGCAAACAGATCTGTCGGTATTGCCCGGCTTTGTTGAAGCGGTAGCCCAATACCTAAACGATATGCTAACAGCTGGCGTAGAAAAAACCCTGACAAAAGCGTTCTCCTAG
- a CDS encoding HIT family protein: MPSIFSRIVAGEIPAHKIAETDNYLAFLDVMPTATGHTLVIPKKEVDYIFDLDDELYIGLMAFAKKIAPAIEKAIPCIRIGVAVVGLEVPHAHVHLIPLNSMADMNFHNKLKPTQAELAETAEKIRAFL; the protein is encoded by the coding sequence ATGCCTTCCATTTTCTCTCGCATCGTTGCTGGTGAGATTCCGGCGCACAAAATTGCCGAAACGGACAATTACCTTGCTTTTCTGGATGTGATGCCAACGGCCACAGGCCATACGCTGGTCATTCCTAAAAAAGAGGTCGATTATATCTTTGACCTGGATGATGAGCTGTATATCGGGCTGATGGCGTTTGCTAAAAAGATTGCCCCGGCTATCGAGAAAGCCATTCCCTGTATACGCATCGGAGTCGCCGTTGTTGGATTGGAGGTGCCACATGCACATGTCCATTTAATCCCACTCAACTCCATGGCGGATATGAATTTTCACAATAAACTAAAACCGACTCAGGCTGAACTGGCTGAGACGGCTGAGAAGATACGAGCGTTTTTATAA
- the greA gene encoding transcription elongation factor GreA, translated as MAKISYYTEEGLNRLKAELVELKTKGRTAIARQIAEARDKGDLSENAEYDAAKDAQGLHELKISKLEEVLSNARVLDESTIDVSQVSVLSKVKIKNKKNGAEMTYMLVSEEEADLKSGRISVGSPIGKGLLGKHVGDVAEIKVPAGVLEFEVIDIAR; from the coding sequence ATGGCAAAGATTTCATATTACACAGAAGAAGGGCTCAACCGGCTAAAAGCCGAATTGGTTGAGTTAAAAACGAAAGGCCGGACAGCAATTGCCCGTCAAATTGCCGAAGCGCGCGATAAGGGAGATCTCAGCGAAAACGCGGAGTACGATGCGGCAAAAGATGCTCAGGGTTTACATGAACTGAAAATATCGAAACTTGAAGAAGTTCTCTCTAACGCTCGGGTTCTTGATGAATCAACGATTGACGTATCGCAAGTTTCGGTGCTGTCGAAAGTGAAGATTAAAAACAAGAAAAACGGTGCCGAAATGACCTATATGCTGGTTTCTGAAGAAGAAGCTGACCTGAAATCGGGTCGGATATCTGTAGGTTCTCCCATCGGGAAAGGGCTGTTAGGCAAACATGTGGGTGATGTTGCCGAGATCAAAGTCCCCGCCGGTGTACTGGAATTTGAAGTAATTGATATAGCCCGGTAA